One genomic region from Epinephelus moara isolate mb chromosome 8, YSFRI_EMoa_1.0, whole genome shotgun sequence encodes:
- the ccl27a gene encoding C-C motif chemokine 27a, which yields MELKVAFVVVCLFALAITFTEAGIPKCCITTKRDIPVRVLQKVQRWTMQQSSGACDISALLLYVRDMRKPICAHPKVKRILISLRSRVKRNKQKAVY from the exons ATGGAGCTGAAAGTTGCAtttgtggttgtctgtctgtttgctttGGCCATCACCTTTACGGAAG CCGGCATCCCAAAATGCTGCATCACAACAAAGAGGGACATCCCTGTCCGCGTGCTGCAGAAGGTCCAGAGGTGGACCATGCAGCAAAGCAGCGGCGCCTGTGACATCTCTGCACTGTT GCTGTACGTAAGGGACATGAGGAAGCCCATATGTGCTCATCCCAAAGTGAAGAGAATCCTGATTTCGCTGCGGTCGAGGGTGAAACGAAACAAGCAGAAAGCAGTTTACTGA
- the avp gene encoding vasopressin-neurophysin 2-copeptin: MPHSLFPLCVLGLLTLSSACYIQNCPRGGKRALPETGIRQCMSCGPGDRGRCFGPSICCGEGLGCLLGSPETAHCVEENYLLTPCQAGGRPCGSEGGRCAASGLCCNSESCMVDPDCLGDTEASDPAHGSAGSSPAELLMRLLHVATRGQTEY; encoded by the exons ATGCCTCACTCCTTGTTCCCCCTGTGCGTCCTGGGACTCCTCACGCTCTCATCCGCCTGTTACATCCAGAACTGCCCAAGAGGAGGGAAGCGAGCGCTGCCGGAGACTGGGATCAGACAG TGCATGTCTTGTGGCCCCGGAGACAGGGGTCGCTGCTTCGGCCCCAGTATCTGCTGCGGGGAGGGCCTCGGCTGCCTGCTGGGCTCCCCTGAAACAGCTCACTGTGTGGAGGAGAACTACCTGCTCACGCCCTGCCAGGCAGGAGGGAGACCCTGTGGCTCTGAGGGAGGACGCTGCGCTGCTTCAGGACTCTGCTGTAACTCAG agaGCTGCATGGTGGACCCTGACTGCCTGGGGGACACCGAGGCCTCGGATCCGGCTCACGGCTCTGCAGGGAGCTCACCTGCAGAACTGCTGATGCGCCTGCTGCACGTAGCCACCAGAGGACAGACTGAGTACTGA